One Chaetodon trifascialis isolate fChaTrf1 chromosome 13, fChaTrf1.hap1, whole genome shotgun sequence DNA segment encodes these proteins:
- the srd5a2b gene encoding 3-oxo-5-alpha-steroid 4-dehydrogenase 2b has translation MHCYGDLVNYLSCGMILTGLGHLVHHRKTQPTYGRHMGLSPPPRTIPARLAWFLQEMPALLIPLLLLFTSHKPSSMGKYLLLGTFCMHYIQRTFVYSLLTRGKPFPLSAMVAGGFFCSLNGFLQGHYLLHCAHFDDEWSADYRYKTGLLLFYVGMAINIHSDHILRNLRKPGEVVYKIPSGGLFEYVSGANYSGEIVEWCGYAVATWSLPALSFAVFSLCFIGPRAYYHHRFYQEKFKDYPRLRKALIPFIL, from the exons ATGCACTGCTATGGAGACTTGGTCAACTATCTGAGCTGTGGGATGATCCTGACAGGACTAGGGCACCTGGTCCATCACAGGAAGACACAGCCCACCTATGGGCGCCACATGGgactctctcctccacctcgtACGATCCCGGCCAGATTAGCCTGGTTCCTCCAGGAGATGCCAGCCCTCCTGATCCCCCTGCTTTTACTGTTCACCTCGCACAAACCCTCCAGCATGGGGAAGTACCTGCTGCTTGGGACCTTTTGCATGCACTACATTCAAAG GACATTTGTCTATTCGCTGCTGACCAGAGGAAAGCCTTTCCCACTGAGCGCAATGGTGGCAGGAGGTTTCTTCTGCTCTCTGAACGGTTTCCTGCAGGGACACTATCTGCTGCACTGTGCCCACTTTGATGATGAGTGGTCAGCTGACTATCGCTATAAAACTG GTTTACTGCTGTTTTACGTTGGAATGGCCATTAATATACATAGCGACCATATTTTACGCAACTTAAGGAAACCAGGAGAAGTGGTTTACAAGATTCCTTCAG GAGGTCTGTTTGAATATGTGTCTGGAGCCAACTACTCAGGAGAGATAGTGGAGTGGTGCGGCTATGCTGTGGCCACTTGGTCACTTCCAGCACTCTCGTTTGCTGTGTTTAGTCTGTGTTTTATTGGACCAAGGGCCTATTACCATCACAG ATTTTACCAGGAGAAATTCAAAGACTACCCCAGGTTACGAAAGGCTTTGATTCCATTCATCCTCTGA